From a single Salvelinus namaycush isolate Seneca chromosome 14, SaNama_1.0, whole genome shotgun sequence genomic region:
- the LOC120059387 gene encoding mitochondrial carrier homolog 1-like yields MVTPENLSGETGAQREPKFDRDASTTAVDTAIVLLGAGVTAITHPLLYVKLLIQIGHEPLIPTVGTTMFGRKVLYLPGFFSYAQHIIRVDGKRGLFRGLSPRIMSSAISTMVRSKVKQAIPAEQVENVSNRDDLKTSLRKVVKETSHEMVIQCLSRIATHPFHVISVRCMAQFVGREIKYRGLFSCIANIFKEEGVGGFFAGVVPHVLGEVIFLWCCNLLAHVINTYAVDNNFSQAPAVRSYTKFVMGIAVSVLTYPFMLVADLMAVNNCGLVAGVPPNSPIFKSWVRCWAHLSHEGHLFRGSSFFFRRVPMKAMALTAE; encoded by the exons ATGGTGACACCGGAGAACTTGTCCGGCGAGACAGGTGCTCAAAGGGAGCCCAAATTTGACCGGGATGCGTCCACGACGGCCGTGGACACAGCAATCGTGCTTCTCGGAGCCGGGGTGACAGCGATCACACACCCGCTGCTGTACGTCAAACTGCTAATTCAG attGGACATGAGCCCCTCATCCCAACTGTCGGAACCACCATGTTTGGGAGGAAAGTGTTGTACCTCCCTGGATTCTTCTCCTATG CACAGCACATCATAAGGGTGGATGGAAAGAGGGGACTCTTCCGAGGTCTGTCCCCTCGTATTATGTCCAGTGCCATCTCTACCATGGTCCGGAGTAAAGTCAAACAG GCCATTCCAGCAGAGCAGGTAGAGAATGTATCAAACAGAGATGACTTGAAGACCTCCCTCAGGAAAGTGGTCAAAGAG ACCTCACATGAGATGGTCATCCAGTGCCTGTCCAGGATAGCCACTCATCCCTTCCATG TGATCTCAGTGCGCTGCATGGCCCAGTTTGTGGGGAGAGAGATCAAGTACAG GGGGTTGTTCAGCTGCATAGCCAACATCTTCAAGGAGGAGGGCGTTGGGGGATTCTTTGC GGGGGTTGTGCCCCATGTCCTGGGTGAGGTCATCTTCCTGTGGTGTTGTAACCTCCTGGCCCATGTCATCAACACCTACGCAGTGGACAACAAT TTCAGCCAAGCCCCAGCAGTGAGAAGCTACACTAAGTTTGTGATGGGG ATTGCAGTGAGTGTGTTGACATACCCATTTATGCTGGTGGCAGACCTGATGGCAGTCAACAACTGTGG CTTAGTGGCTGGTGTTCCCCCTAACTCTCCCATCTTCAAGTCCTGGGTGCGCTGTTGGGCTCACCTGAGCCATGAG GGCCATCTCTTCCGAGGATCCAGCTTCTTCTTCCGCCGCGTACCTATGAAAGCAATGGCCTTGACTGCGGAGTGA